A part of Blastopirellula marina genomic DNA contains:
- the alaS gene encoding alanine--tRNA ligase: MKTDELREKYLSFFETKGHTRRPSDVLVPTWDPSVLFTPAGMNQFKDHFLGRVKLDFTRATTCQKCLRTGDIDNVGRTAYHHTFFEMLGNFSFGDYFKEDAIHWAWEFLTDKKWLGMNPDQLSVTVYKDDDEAANIWHDKIGLPFNRIERLDEDENFWPASAPSQGPDGVCGPCSEIYFTPADGKKVEIWNLVFTQFNRVGEPPENLEPLPSKNIDTGMGLERTAATLQGVSTNYHIDILRPIVEAAGEICSVKYDPDTDNGRRLRRITDHIRACTMAVHENVYPGANKEKYVIRRLLRRAVLDGHQMGMHHAFAYQLVDKIVEMMKTPYPDLQDSVTRVKSVIKSEEENFLHSLDDGIARSEKIFSGMRSSNRTVVSGDEAAELYQTYGFPPELFEQVAIEHGFTFDWAGYKKAMEEFGERSGGAQVELFGTGPIESLKNSVRSTKFVGYDSETTDVTIKGIVVRGQGDTEDSLVNDCSLTGKDQELIVVLDQTPFYGESGGQIGDVGKIMSDDFEFIVTDTQKDSDLFLHIGYLAKGTITTDATATAEVEASRRAAIKRAHSATHILHHALQKTLGSHAQQQGSKVEDDLLRFDFTNMEPIALDQLTTIESDVNANITGGGDVKWETVPLAKARELGAMMLFGEKYPDPVRMVTMGDFSRELCGGTHLTNTKQVQAFEVISEESVSAGVRRIIALTGEKAKEYRAKVDQSLTDMAKALKCEVTDVPEAVKGLVGYVRDLKKAVNGSGKAPEAPVVKKGSGGADVDYFHRKEMLKEAARQLNVPLFDGAQRVETLFTDIEKLKHQLAEREKSGTLSGDDLLAKAATVGDVKVVVTEVPGANANLMRQLIDQIRKSTDSSAVMLFAAADEGKVTIVAGISKSLTDKGLKAGEWVKEPAALVGGSGGGRPDMAQAGGKDASQIPAAIEKAEELAKSLFA, translated from the coding sequence ATGAAAACCGACGAACTCCGCGAGAAGTACCTCAGCTTTTTCGAGACCAAAGGACACACACGTCGTCCGAGCGATGTTCTGGTTCCCACATGGGATCCCTCCGTGCTCTTTACTCCGGCCGGGATGAACCAGTTCAAGGATCACTTTTTGGGGCGCGTGAAATTAGACTTCACCCGCGCAACGACTTGCCAGAAGTGCTTGCGCACTGGTGACATCGACAACGTCGGCCGAACTGCGTATCACCACACCTTCTTCGAGATGCTGGGTAACTTCAGCTTCGGTGATTACTTCAAGGAAGATGCAATCCACTGGGCGTGGGAGTTTTTGACCGACAAGAAGTGGCTCGGGATGAACCCTGATCAACTGAGCGTCACGGTCTACAAAGACGACGACGAAGCGGCCAACATCTGGCACGACAAGATCGGCCTACCGTTCAACCGGATCGAACGTTTGGACGAAGATGAAAACTTCTGGCCAGCGAGCGCGCCAAGCCAAGGTCCAGACGGAGTCTGTGGTCCGTGTAGCGAAATCTATTTCACGCCTGCCGATGGCAAGAAGGTCGAGATTTGGAACTTGGTGTTCACCCAGTTCAACCGAGTCGGCGAGCCGCCTGAAAACCTGGAGCCGCTGCCGAGTAAGAACATCGACACGGGGATGGGGCTGGAGCGGACAGCGGCCACCCTTCAAGGTGTCAGCACGAATTATCACATTGATATCTTGCGTCCGATCGTCGAAGCGGCCGGCGAGATTTGCAGTGTGAAGTACGATCCCGATACGGATAACGGGCGTCGCCTTCGTCGCATCACCGACCACATCCGCGCCTGCACGATGGCCGTCCACGAGAACGTTTACCCCGGTGCGAACAAAGAAAAGTATGTCATCCGTCGTTTGCTTCGTCGGGCGGTGCTTGATGGTCACCAAATGGGCATGCATCATGCATTCGCGTACCAGTTGGTCGACAAAATCGTCGAGATGATGAAGACGCCGTATCCTGATCTACAAGACTCGGTTACCCGCGTAAAGAGCGTGATCAAGAGTGAGGAAGAGAACTTCCTCCACTCGCTCGACGACGGTATTGCCCGCAGCGAGAAGATCTTCTCGGGCATGCGTTCGTCCAACCGCACCGTCGTCAGCGGCGACGAAGCGGCGGAACTATATCAAACCTATGGCTTCCCGCCAGAACTGTTTGAGCAAGTCGCGATCGAGCATGGCTTCACGTTCGATTGGGCAGGTTACAAAAAGGCGATGGAGGAATTCGGCGAACGCTCTGGGGGGGCTCAGGTCGAGTTGTTCGGCACTGGTCCGATCGAGTCGCTCAAGAATTCGGTTCGCTCGACCAAGTTTGTAGGCTACGACTCGGAAACGACAGACGTGACCATCAAGGGGATCGTTGTCCGCGGCCAAGGGGACACCGAGGACAGCCTAGTCAACGATTGTAGTCTGACCGGCAAGGATCAAGAACTGATTGTCGTGCTTGATCAGACTCCATTCTACGGCGAGTCTGGTGGGCAGATCGGCGACGTCGGCAAGATTATGTCCGACGACTTTGAGTTCATCGTCACCGATACCCAGAAAGACAGCGACTTGTTCCTGCATATCGGCTACTTGGCCAAGGGAACGATCACAACGGATGCCACGGCAACGGCGGAAGTCGAGGCTTCGCGTCGGGCAGCCATCAAACGGGCGCACTCCGCGACGCACATTCTGCATCATGCCCTGCAGAAGACGCTTGGTTCTCACGCCCAACAACAAGGTTCCAAGGTGGAAGACGATCTGCTGCGGTTCGACTTCACCAACATGGAGCCGATCGCCTTGGATCAGTTGACGACAATTGAGTCGGACGTAAACGCCAACATTACCGGCGGTGGTGACGTGAAATGGGAGACCGTTCCACTGGCAAAGGCTCGTGAACTGGGCGCGATGATGCTGTTCGGTGAAAAATATCCTGACCCTGTCCGGATGGTCACCATGGGCGACTTCAGCCGCGAACTGTGCGGTGGCACGCACCTGACCAACACCAAACAGGTGCAGGCCTTCGAAGTGATAAGCGAAGAAAGCGTTTCTGCCGGCGTCCGTCGTATCATCGCGTTGACCGGCGAGAAGGCAAAGGAATATCGCGCAAAGGTCGATCAGTCGTTAACCGACATGGCGAAAGCCCTCAAGTGCGAAGTCACTGATGTGCCGGAAGCGGTGAAGGGTTTGGTGGGATACGTCCGCGACCTGAAGAAAGCGGTCAATGGGAGTGGCAAAGCTCCAGAAGCTCCTGTGGTCAAGAAAGGCTCTGGCGGCGCGGATGTCGATTACTTCCATCGCAAAGAGATGCTGAAGGAAGCTGCTCGCCAGCTGAATGTACCGCTATTCGATGGTGCTCAGCGCGTGGAAACGTTGTTCACCGACATCGAGAAGCTGAAGCATCAATTGGCCGAGCGAGAAAAGTCGGGCACGCTGTCCGGTGACGATCTATTGGCCAAGGCAGCTACGGTGGGCGACGTCAAGGTTGTTGTCACCGAAGTTCCTGGTGCGAATGCGAACCTGATGCGACAACTGATCGACCAGATCCGTAAGAGCACCGATTCGTCTGCGGTGATGCTATTTGCTGCGGCGGATGAGGGTAAGGTCACCATTGTGGCTGGCATCAGCAAGTCGTTGACCGACAAGGGACTCAAGGCTGGCGAATGGGTCAAAGAACCGGCCGCTTTGGTGGGTGGTTCTGGTGGTGGTCGACCCGATATGGCTCAAGCCGGCGGTAAAGACGCCTCGCAAATCCCAGCCGCCATCGAAAAGGCGGAAGAACTGGCCAAAAGCTTGTTTGCTTAA
- the thpR gene encoding RNA 2',3'-cyclic phosphodiesterase, whose translation MEATRCFLAVRISTDVRRRAEKLIKKLSAAGADVKWVESENLHITTNFLGDITSQYLVDISKETLEVAARHTAFDLEMTGAGAFPDTENPRTLWIGAGQGAEQLIALQEDLTESLAAIGFPPDSRKKYHPHLTLGRLKRFTPKVADLRSLLEENEELPMGECSVKEIGIYASKLDRTGPKYTLIGRGRLG comes from the coding sequence ATGGAAGCGACTCGATGTTTTCTGGCTGTCCGGATCTCGACGGACGTTCGACGCCGGGCCGAGAAGCTGATCAAAAAGCTCTCGGCCGCAGGTGCGGATGTGAAGTGGGTGGAATCGGAAAACCTACACATCACAACCAATTTCCTGGGCGATATTACCAGCCAATACCTGGTCGACATCTCGAAAGAGACGCTCGAAGTCGCTGCCCGTCATACGGCCTTCGATTTGGAAATGACCGGGGCGGGTGCCTTTCCTGATACCGAAAATCCGCGCACGTTGTGGATTGGGGCCGGGCAGGGAGCCGAGCAATTGATTGCCTTGCAGGAAGATCTGACCGAAAGTCTAGCCGCAATTGGCTTTCCTCCGGACTCTCGGAAGAAGTATCACCCCCATTTGACGCTCGGTCGTTTGAAACGTTTTACCCCGAAGGTGGCGGATCTCCGATCGCTGCTGGAAGAGAATGAGGAATTGCCAATGGGGGAATGTAGCGTCAAAGAGATCGGAATTTACGCCAGCAAGCTCGACCGCACGGGCCCCAAATACACGCTGATTGGCCGTGGACGGCTCGGTTAG
- the tpx gene encoding thiol peroxidase, whose product MSRPAAITFKGNPMTLVGEEVKVGQAAPEFKLHAFGAEGLTSITPADLKGKPTIISVVPSLDTGVCQIQTKTFNQKLGELGDKINALTVSLDLPFAQNRFCGAENITNIKQYSDYQDRSFGNNWGMLIDELKLLARGTFVLDGEGKVVYAETCPEVTQEPNYDAALAALSSVL is encoded by the coding sequence ATGAGCCGCCCCGCAGCCATTACGTTCAAAGGCAACCCAATGACTTTGGTTGGCGAAGAAGTCAAAGTCGGTCAGGCCGCTCCCGAATTCAAGTTGCACGCGTTCGGTGCTGAAGGCCTGACATCGATCACGCCTGCAGATCTGAAAGGCAAGCCGACCATCATCAGCGTTGTTCCATCGCTCGATACAGGCGTTTGCCAAATTCAGACCAAGACGTTCAACCAAAAACTGGGCGAACTGGGCGACAAAATCAACGCACTGACTGTCAGCTTGGACTTGCCCTTCGCTCAAAATCGTTTCTGTGGTGCTGAAAACATCACCAATATCAAGCAGTACAGCGATTACCAAGATCGCAGCTTCGGCAACAATTGGGGCATGTTGATCGATGAGTTGAAGCTGTTGGCTCGCGGTACGTTCGTGTTGGATGGCGAAGGCAAGGTCGTGTATGCCGAAACTTGCCCAGAAGTCACCCAGGAACCGAATTACGATGCCGCCCTGGCCGCATTAAGCTCAGTGCTCTAA
- a CDS encoding DUF1559 domain-containing protein, with amino-acid sequence MHMRRAFTLVELLVVIAIIGVLIALLLPAVQQAREAARRMQCTNGQKQLVLAMHNYEGTFRVYPTGRLGCDGACAPQNGPATSGFVLLLPFLEQDNLYQQFAPYGPDNTFPESLPESVVNTRPEAFVCPSSTMKQSFEISGKDWATASYAFVSGHYGPSEQTGAKVKWENTGMFVYRDSYGNRDALDGLSNVMFVGEVISGDLTNHLNRWTVGTRHLDSLRTTENPLNTPPGQGITTSPYGEAYNGAFGSRHPGGANFGYGDGSVHFLSETINLDLYKLLSQRASGKVKASQN; translated from the coding sequence ATGCACATGCGTCGGGCATTCACCCTGGTCGAATTGTTAGTTGTGATCGCCATCATTGGCGTGCTGATCGCGTTGCTTTTGCCTGCTGTTCAACAAGCACGTGAAGCGGCTCGTCGAATGCAGTGCACCAACGGCCAGAAACAACTCGTTCTGGCTATGCATAACTACGAGGGTACCTTTCGCGTCTATCCTACCGGTCGGCTGGGCTGCGACGGGGCATGTGCTCCGCAGAATGGGCCTGCGACGAGTGGCTTCGTCCTGCTGCTTCCCTTCCTGGAACAAGACAATTTATACCAGCAGTTTGCTCCGTACGGTCCTGACAACACGTTTCCCGAAAGCCTGCCAGAATCGGTCGTCAACACTCGGCCGGAAGCATTCGTCTGCCCAAGTTCCACCATGAAGCAGTCCTTCGAGATCAGTGGCAAAGACTGGGCGACGGCCTCGTATGCCTTCGTTTCGGGACATTACGGTCCTTCGGAGCAAACCGGTGCGAAGGTAAAGTGGGAGAACACTGGCATGTTTGTGTATCGAGATTCTTACGGAAATCGTGATGCCCTGGATGGTCTCTCGAACGTAATGTTCGTCGGCGAAGTCATCTCAGGTGATTTGACCAATCACCTTAATCGCTGGACGGTTGGTACACGCCATCTCGATTCACTTCGCACAACGGAAAACCCCTTGAACACGCCACCAGGGCAAGGGATTACGACCTCGCCGTATGGTGAAGCGTACAACGGGGCCTTTGGCAGCCGTCATCCTGGTGGTGCTAATTTTGGCTACGGCGATGGATCGGTTCACTTCCTATCCGAAACGATCAACCTCGACCTTTACAAACTGCTCAGCCAACGCGCGTCGGGCAAAGTGAAAGCAAGCCAGAACTGA
- the recA gene encoding recombinase RecA has translation MAAKKAKSSSKASSAKPADAKKDVFAGNTNLKTTLSQIEKSFGEGAIMPLGNDYKVIEGISTGSLSLDLALGGKGIPRGRIIEMFGPESSGKTTLALHCVAEAQKSGGIAAFVDAEHALDPSWAKKLGVQLETLLVSQPSSGEEAMQITEMLVKSNAVDVIVVDSVAALVPKAELNGEIGDSHVGLQARLMSQSMRKLTGAISKSKTCVIFINQIREKVGVMFGSPETTPGGRALKFYCSCRVDVRRIGQLKDGEDVVGQRVRTKIVKNKVAPPFRVAEFDMMHKDGISYEGDVLDLGLNYKIVARSGAWFRYGDMQLGQGKEKARMFLVENPEITEEIKQKVMAAVAPIVAPIAPEDDADEEMPESEEF, from the coding sequence ATGGCAGCCAAGAAAGCAAAATCGTCCAGCAAGGCATCGTCCGCGAAACCAGCGGATGCCAAGAAGGACGTGTTTGCCGGGAATACAAACCTCAAAACGACCCTTTCGCAGATCGAAAAGTCGTTTGGAGAAGGGGCGATCATGCCCCTGGGCAACGATTACAAAGTGATCGAGGGGATCTCGACAGGTTCTCTGTCCCTCGATCTGGCCTTGGGGGGGAAAGGTATCCCTCGCGGTCGTATCATCGAAATGTTCGGTCCAGAATCAAGCGGTAAGACGACGCTGGCCCTGCACTGCGTGGCAGAGGCTCAGAAGTCGGGCGGTATTGCCGCTTTTGTTGACGCCGAGCACGCACTCGACCCTAGCTGGGCTAAGAAGCTCGGAGTTCAGCTGGAAACGTTGCTGGTCAGCCAGCCGTCGAGTGGTGAAGAAGCGATGCAGATTACCGAAATGCTGGTCAAGTCCAACGCGGTCGATGTGATCGTGGTCGACTCGGTGGCGGCCTTGGTTCCTAAGGCGGAACTCAATGGCGAAATCGGTGATTCGCATGTCGGTTTGCAGGCTCGCCTGATGAGTCAATCGATGCGAAAACTGACCGGTGCGATCTCGAAGTCGAAGACCTGCGTGATCTTCATCAATCAGATCCGTGAAAAGGTTGGTGTGATGTTCGGTAGCCCCGAGACCACGCCGGGCGGCCGCGCCTTGAAGTTCTACTGCTCGTGCCGCGTCGATGTTCGTCGTATTGGGCAGCTGAAGGACGGAGAAGACGTGGTTGGTCAACGCGTGCGGACCAAGATTGTCAAAAACAAGGTTGCTCCACCGTTCCGAGTGGCTGAGTTTGACATGATGCATAAAGATGGCATCAGTTACGAAGGGGACGTGCTTGATCTGGGCCTGAACTACAAGATCGTTGCTCGTAGCGGGGCCTGGTTCCGTTACGGTGATATGCAGTTGGGGCAAGGTAAAGAGAAGGCTCGGATGTTCCTGGTTGAGAATCCGGAAATTACCGAGGAAATCAAACAAAAAGTCATGGCAGCGGTCGCACCAATCGTGGCACCAATTGCCCCAGAAGATGACGCCGACGAAGAAATGCCCGAATCGGAAGAGTTTTAA
- a CDS encoding isoaspartyl peptidase/L-asparaginase, whose protein sequence is MKLIASHNGLEATRLAWEKIQQSVNLLEAIVDGVKLVEDDPDEVTVGYGGLPDEHGEVTLDAAVMDGRTHRGGSIIGLREVRHVSQVALCLMQQSRRVMLQGEGAYEFARAAGFTTENLLSEKSRKLWRLWKRTYQANVEWLPAADTEENRRLHKILGEMYRHPAGTVHVAGQDAEKDLACCTSTSGHCFKTKGRVGDTPIFGAGLYVDNDYGTCGSIGHGEANLLNCSSFHAVQLMGQGLSPRDAGMAVLKQAAKHAPPFELDDRGRANFDLQLFLLAKDGTHAGVCLRGDWKIAISDENGSRLEACEPLYDPA, encoded by the coding sequence ATGAAACTCATTGCCTCTCACAATGGACTGGAAGCGACACGCCTGGCTTGGGAAAAAATTCAACAAAGCGTGAACTTGCTTGAAGCGATCGTCGATGGCGTGAAGCTTGTGGAAGACGACCCAGATGAAGTGACCGTTGGTTACGGCGGGCTTCCCGATGAGCATGGTGAAGTCACCCTCGATGCCGCTGTGATGGATGGACGCACGCACCGTGGCGGATCAATCATCGGGCTCCGCGAAGTACGCCATGTCTCCCAAGTTGCCCTTTGCCTCATGCAGCAGTCGCGACGCGTGATGTTGCAAGGGGAAGGAGCATACGAATTCGCTCGAGCGGCAGGATTTACGACCGAAAACTTGCTCTCGGAAAAGTCACGGAAGTTGTGGCGATTATGGAAACGCACCTACCAAGCCAACGTCGAGTGGTTGCCAGCCGCCGACACGGAAGAGAATCGGCGGCTACACAAAATCTTGGGCGAGATGTATCGCCATCCGGCGGGGACGGTTCATGTCGCTGGGCAAGATGCGGAAAAAGACTTGGCATGTTGCACCTCGACCAGTGGACACTGCTTCAAAACGAAGGGGCGCGTTGGTGACACGCCGATCTTCGGGGCAGGGCTCTACGTCGATAACGACTATGGAACGTGTGGCAGTATCGGGCATGGCGAAGCGAATTTGCTGAACTGTTCCAGTTTTCATGCCGTTCAACTGATGGGGCAGGGGCTCTCGCCTCGGGATGCCGGGATGGCGGTGTTAAAGCAAGCGGCGAAACATGCACCGCCATTCGAGCTAGATGATCGTGGCCGAGCGAACTTCGATTTACAGTTGTTTCTGCTGGCGAAAGATGGCACGCATGCCGGTGTTTGCTTGCGAGGTGATTGGAAGATTGCCATCTCCGACGAAAACGGCTCCCGGTTGGAAGCCTGCGAGCCGTTATATGATCCGGCCTAG
- a CDS encoding PfkB family carbohydrate kinase: MSLLVVGSIAIDSIHTPTEVRENILGGSATHFSYAASFFSSGVQVVGVVGDDWQEEHTKLLTDRGIDTSGIEIQEGGKTFRWTGKYHSNMNDRDTLEVHLNVLENFSPDLSDEAKRCPFVFLANGSPSTQLKVLEQMTGPQLVVADTMDLWIEIERDELKKLMQRIDGLVLNDSEAKLLTEEENLVRAGQKVLEFGPKFVVLKKGEHGAMFFSKGESYVMPAFPTPDVVDPTGAGDSFAGGMMGYLAQQNNFEPKTLKEAMAYGTVVASYIVEDFSLDRMKGITREEIDQRLGQYRQMLSF, from the coding sequence ATGTCACTTCTGGTCGTCGGTTCCATCGCCATCGATTCGATTCATACCCCTACTGAGGTCCGAGAAAACATCCTGGGTGGTTCCGCCACGCACTTCTCGTATGCGGCCAGCTTCTTCAGCAGCGGTGTGCAGGTGGTGGGCGTTGTCGGCGATGACTGGCAAGAAGAGCACACCAAGCTGTTGACTGATCGTGGCATCGATACCTCGGGGATCGAAATCCAAGAGGGCGGCAAGACCTTCCGTTGGACCGGCAAGTACCACTCGAACATGAACGACCGCGACACGCTGGAAGTTCATCTCAACGTGCTGGAAAACTTCAGCCCAGACTTGTCTGACGAAGCAAAACGTTGCCCGTTCGTCTTCCTGGCCAACGGTTCCCCCTCGACTCAGTTGAAGGTCCTTGAGCAGATGACGGGTCCGCAGTTGGTGGTTGCCGACACGATGGACTTGTGGATCGAGATTGAACGAGATGAGCTGAAGAAATTGATGCAGCGCATCGACGGTCTGGTGCTCAACGATAGCGAAGCCAAACTACTGACCGAAGAAGAAAATCTGGTCCGCGCTGGCCAAAAGGTCCTGGAATTTGGGCCTAAGTTTGTTGTGCTGAAGAAGGGTGAACATGGCGCGATGTTCTTCTCCAAGGGAGAATCGTACGTCATGCCAGCCTTCCCAACGCCAGACGTTGTCGATCCGACCGGCGCCGGCGATAGCTTCGCAGGCGGCATGATGGGCTACTTGGCCCAGCAAAACAATTTCGAGCCAAAGACGCTGAAAGAAGCGATGGCGTATGGAACCGTCGTGGCGAGCTACATCGTGGAAGACTTCAGCCTCGACCGCATGAAGGGCATCACTCGCGAAGAAATCGACCAACGTCTCGGTCAGTACCGTCAGATGTTGTCGTTCTAA
- a CDS encoding BON domain-containing protein, with protein sequence MPRSQYAASENRTISGFAQATSQAIRHDPTNRQLFCRIGFAARKFVQVVHGESDSSDSTLPNSLISHYREAPVMHDVSAFASSVHQALSSSPHFPGRNLQVEGTDGRVVLKGIVGSYFHKQMAQEAVLRVDGVHDVENQLEVDWR encoded by the coding sequence ATGCCGCGATCACAGTATGCGGCATCCGAAAACCGAACGATTTCAGGATTCGCGCAAGCAACGAGCCAAGCTATTCGTCACGACCCGACTAACCGGCAGCTCTTCTGTCGGATTGGCTTCGCGGCCCGCAAATTCGTGCAGGTCGTTCACGGAGAGTCCGATAGCAGTGATAGCACCCTACCGAATTCACTGATCTCCCATTACCGTGAGGCACCCGTGATGCACGACGTTTCCGCGTTTGCCAGTTCCGTTCACCAAGCACTTTCCAGCAGCCCTCATTTTCCTGGTCGTAATCTTCAAGTTGAAGGTACCGACGGGCGGGTTGTTTTGAAGGGCATTGTTGGCAGCTACTTTCACAAGCAGATGGCTCAAGAGGCCGTGCTGCGAGTCGATGGTGTTCATGACGTAGAAAATCAACTGGAAGTCGACTGGCGTTAA
- a CDS encoding undecaprenyl-phosphate glucose phosphotransferase — translation MTDRLRNIQYKSTILDGLYRVIDAVAIIMGMVLAVMGAGEQTETDHRLAVAAVLAIYFIVAEFTGIYRSWRGVSTEREIACGALTWTISLSLLFLGITFFHFDHPFNRYTLLSWFLTTPLLMTTSRMILRTILRWMLASGMNQLGVAIVGVNDLGIQLAQNIQDTSDLGMKVIGFFDDRPGSRLPEIPDHLGACVGNLNDLVEAARRGEIHRIYITFPMRAETRIRNVLNHLGDTTASVYIVPDFFVFDILHSRWSDIRGLPVVSVYENPLLGVDGILKRGSDILLAILALLVLSIPMAIVALAVKLTSKGPIFFKQRRYGLDGQEILVWKFRSMTVCEDGATVTQAKKNDSRLTPIGGFIRKTSIDELPQLFNVLFGSMSIVGPRPHASAHNEQYRKLIQHYMLRHKVKPGITGLAQIRGWRGETDTMEKMERRVQCDHEYIRNWSLWLDLQIIFRTVFVLFNDKNAY, via the coding sequence ATGACCGATCGTCTTCGCAACATTCAATACAAGTCCACGATCCTCGATGGCCTGTACCGAGTGATCGATGCCGTCGCGATCATCATGGGCATGGTCTTGGCAGTGATGGGAGCAGGCGAACAGACCGAAACGGATCATCGCTTGGCGGTGGCTGCCGTACTGGCGATTTATTTCATTGTCGCTGAGTTCACCGGGATATACCGCAGCTGGCGTGGTGTTTCTACCGAACGAGAAATCGCCTGCGGTGCGCTGACGTGGACCATCTCGTTATCACTGCTCTTCTTGGGCATCACGTTCTTCCACTTCGATCACCCCTTCAATCGTTACACGCTTTTATCGTGGTTCTTGACGACTCCCTTGTTGATGACCACTTCACGAATGATCCTGCGGACGATACTTCGGTGGATGCTTGCCAGTGGGATGAACCAGTTGGGCGTAGCGATCGTCGGCGTCAACGACCTCGGAATTCAACTCGCACAGAACATCCAAGATACATCCGATTTGGGGATGAAAGTGATCGGCTTTTTTGACGATCGTCCTGGTTCCCGGTTGCCTGAAATTCCTGACCACCTAGGTGCCTGCGTCGGAAACCTAAACGACCTGGTCGAAGCAGCTCGACGAGGCGAGATTCATCGTATCTATATCACGTTCCCGATGCGGGCTGAAACGCGAATCCGTAACGTCTTGAATCACCTGGGCGATACGACCGCATCGGTCTACATTGTGCCCGACTTCTTTGTGTTCGATATCCTGCATTCGCGTTGGTCCGATATCCGCGGCTTGCCGGTCGTTAGTGTGTACGAGAATCCATTGCTGGGTGTGGACGGAATCTTGAAACGCGGAAGCGATATCCTCCTGGCGATATTGGCCTTGCTGGTTTTATCGATCCCTATGGCAATCGTTGCCCTGGCAGTCAAGTTAACTTCCAAAGGGCCAATCTTTTTCAAACAGCGACGTTACGGACTCGATGGTCAAGAGATCCTAGTCTGGAAATTCCGCAGCATGACCGTCTGCGAAGATGGCGCTACGGTCACGCAAGCGAAGAAGAACGACAGCCGACTAACGCCGATCGGTGGTTTCATTCGGAAGACATCGATTGATGAGTTACCGCAGCTTTTCAATGTGCTTTTCGGTTCGATGTCGATCGTCGGACCGCGACCGCATGCTTCGGCGCACAATGAACAATATCGCAAGTTGATCCAGCACTACATGCTGCGTCACAAGGTGAAGCCAGGGATTACGGGCCTCGCTCAAATTCGTGGCTGGCGAGGCGAAACCGACACGATGGAAAAGATGGAACGTCGTGTTCAATGCGATCACGAGTACATCCGCAATTGGAGCTTATGGCTCGACTTGCAGATCATCTTCCGGACGGTCTTTGTGCTGTTTAACGACAAGAACGCCTATTAA